A single genomic interval of Roseomonas aeriglobus harbors:
- a CDS encoding amino acid permease produces the protein MSLSPIDTPLKRVLGVRSIAAGSFNGIVGVGIFGLPALIAGILGPAAILAYLVCIVLIALVGLCLAEAGSRVSEAGGLYAYARAAYGPVVSGVAGVLLLIANAAASSAALARLLVDTLAQVWAPAGTPLVATLILGGLYATLAIINIRGVREGAGATRIFAMLKLVPLLILIAVGATMIRPVNLHWTVTPSLETIGHASVLLIFAFVGVETGLGTGGEARDPARTIPRAILLALATVAALYIGLQVVAQGVLGPALATSSTPLVAVAVAIFGAPAAGAMVALTLVSGTGYLVADMLSSPRTAFTLAGAGQLPHALTRIHPRYATPSVAILAYSALAFLLAASGSFKQLVLLISSGTLILYLICCLGVLRLRTRGVAMAGEPFRAPGGALVPLAAAALIVALLSTLAWAETAAALGLVAVSAAIYALIDHRRRRG, from the coding sequence ATGAGCCTCTCCCCCATCGACACCCCCCTCAAACGCGTCCTCGGCGTGCGCAGCATCGCCGCGGGGTCGTTCAACGGCATCGTCGGGGTCGGCATCTTCGGCCTGCCCGCACTGATCGCCGGAATCCTCGGCCCCGCTGCAATCCTGGCGTATCTCGTCTGCATCGTGCTGATCGCGCTGGTCGGGCTGTGCCTGGCCGAAGCGGGGAGCCGCGTGTCGGAGGCGGGCGGCCTCTATGCCTATGCCCGCGCCGCATACGGACCGGTCGTCTCGGGCGTCGCCGGCGTGCTGCTGCTGATCGCCAATGCCGCCGCATCGAGCGCCGCGCTCGCCCGCCTGCTCGTCGATACGCTGGCGCAAGTCTGGGCGCCTGCCGGAACACCGCTGGTCGCCACGCTGATCCTCGGCGGGCTCTACGCGACGCTCGCCATCATCAACATCCGCGGCGTGCGCGAAGGCGCCGGCGCGACGCGGATCTTCGCGATGCTCAAGCTTGTCCCTCTTCTCATCCTGATCGCGGTGGGCGCCACCATGATCCGCCCGGTCAATTTGCACTGGACGGTCACGCCCAGCCTGGAAACGATCGGCCACGCCTCGGTCCTCCTCATCTTCGCCTTCGTCGGCGTCGAAACGGGGCTGGGCACTGGCGGTGAGGCGCGCGACCCGGCACGGACGATCCCACGCGCGATTCTGCTCGCGCTCGCGACGGTCGCGGCGCTCTACATCGGGTTGCAGGTCGTCGCGCAGGGCGTGCTGGGCCCCGCGCTCGCCACGTCGTCGACCCCGCTGGTCGCGGTCGCCGTGGCGATCTTCGGCGCGCCCGCCGCCGGCGCGATGGTCGCGCTGACGCTCGTGTCGGGCACCGGCTATCTCGTCGCCGACATGCTCTCCAGCCCGCGCACCGCCTTCACGCTGGCCGGCGCCGGGCAACTGCCGCACGCGCTGACGCGGATCCACCCGCGCTACGCCACCCCCAGCGTCGCGATCCTCGCCTACAGCGCGCTCGCCTTCCTGCTCGCGGCGTCGGGCAGCTTCAAGCAGCTCGTGCTGCTCATCAGTTCGGGCACGCTGATCCTCTACCTGATCTGTTGTCTGGGTGTCCTCCGCCTGCGCACGCGCGGCGTCGCCATGGCCGGCGAACCCTTCCGCGCCCCCGGCGGCGCGCTCGTCCCCCTCGCCGCCGCCGCGCTGATCGTCGCGCTGCTGTCGACCCTCGCTTGGGCCGAAACCGCCGCGGCGCTCGGCCTGGTCGCGGTGTCGGCCGCGATCTACGCGCTGATCGACCACCGTCGGCGGCGCGGCTGA
- a CDS encoding YjbQ family protein, with translation MRQASHELVVSTPGQGLHEITRDVVAWVASTGIATGLLTLFVRHTSCSLLIQENAAPAARRDLERYFARLAPESRGYEHDDEGPDDMPAHLRAALTAVSLSIPVMEGRPALGTWQGVYLFEHRTSPHRRRVALHVIGA, from the coding sequence ATGCGCCAGGCAAGCCACGAACTGGTCGTGTCGACGCCCGGCCAGGGCCTGCACGAGATCACGCGAGACGTCGTCGCCTGGGTCGCGAGCACTGGCATCGCCACCGGCCTGCTGACCCTATTTGTCCGCCACACCAGCTGCTCGCTGCTGATCCAGGAAAACGCCGCCCCCGCCGCCCGCCGCGACCTCGAGCGCTATTTCGCCAGACTCGCGCCCGAATCGCGGGGGTACGAACACGACGACGAAGGCCCCGACGACATGCCCGCCCACCTGCGCGCCGCGCTGACCGCGGTCAGCCTGTCGATTCCGGTCATGGAAGGCCGCCCGGCGCTGGGGACATGGCAGGGGGTGTATCTCTTCGAGCACCGCACCTCGCCGCATCGGCGGCGGGTTGCGCTGCATGTGATAGGGGCGTGA
- the tilS gene encoding tRNA lysidine(34) synthetase TilS encodes MSGRITERPFDELGAKGVGGETAFAAATDRFRADLAALIGVPTRPIAVAVSGGPDSMALLALSFATGPTIAATVDHRLRPDSVAETLMVAEWCARNGIAHTTLLPPDGWVPQSIQADARALRYALLTNWAQAQGASVLLTAHHADDQAETFLMRAGRGAGVTGLGGVRSARREGGVRLARPLLGWRRAELRAVAETLGLPFVDDPSNIDPRFDRARMRAWLADAPIDAASIAQSAAACAEADVALDAVADLLFKERRRSGGWEMTGLPRELRRRLVRRAILHVRATDSCEGRFDSATNVEGLLDALDAGGQATLAGVLAAARGQTWQFTPAPPRRS; translated from the coding sequence ATGAGCGGACGTATCACAGAACGGCCCTTCGACGAGCTCGGGGCGAAAGGCGTTGGGGGTGAGACAGCTTTTGCCGCCGCGACAGACCGCTTCCGCGCCGACCTGGCCGCACTGATCGGCGTTCCCACCCGACCGATCGCGGTTGCCGTATCCGGTGGGCCGGATTCGATGGCCCTTCTCGCGCTGTCCTTCGCGACCGGTCCGACGATCGCTGCGACGGTCGATCACCGCCTGCGGCCCGACTCCGTTGCCGAAACGCTGATGGTCGCCGAGTGGTGCGCGCGGAACGGGATCGCGCACACGACCCTGCTGCCACCCGACGGCTGGGTGCCGCAATCGATCCAGGCCGATGCGCGCGCGCTGCGCTATGCCTTGCTGACCAACTGGGCGCAGGCGCAGGGAGCCAGCGTGCTGCTGACCGCGCACCATGCCGACGACCAGGCCGAAACGTTCCTGATGCGCGCCGGGCGCGGCGCAGGCGTGACCGGGCTCGGGGGCGTCCGGTCCGCGCGTCGGGAGGGCGGCGTGCGACTTGCGCGTCCGCTGCTCGGCTGGCGGCGGGCAGAGCTGCGCGCGGTGGCGGAAACGCTCGGCCTCCCGTTCGTCGACGATCCAAGCAACATCGATCCACGGTTCGACCGCGCACGGATGCGGGCCTGGTTGGCCGACGCGCCGATCGATGCCGCGAGCATCGCCCAGTCCGCTGCAGCCTGTGCGGAGGCCGACGTCGCACTCGATGCCGTCGCCGACCTACTGTTCAAGGAGCGCCGCCGCAGCGGCGGGTGGGAGATGACCGGCTTGCCGCGCGAGCTGCGCCGCCGCCTGGTCCGCCGAGCGATTCTTCATGTCCGCGCGACCGATTCGTGCGAAGGCCGGTTCGATTCGGCGACCAATGTCGAAGGGCTCCTCGACGCACTGGATGCTGGCGGACAGGCGACATTGGCAGGCGTTCTTGCTGCTGCGCGCGGTCAAACCTGGCAATTCACGCCCGCCCCACCGCGTCGATCATAA
- a CDS encoding peptidylprolyl isomerase, with product MADTLNMTLDTGDVTIRLRPDLAPGHVERITTLANDGFYDGVVFHRVIDGFMAQGGDPTGRGTGGSKLPDLKAEFSREPHVRGVCSMARTMDPNSANSQFFICLDDATFLDGQYTVWGEVIEGMDAVDALPKGEPPAKPGKIVSARAE from the coding sequence ATGGCCGACACCCTCAATATGACGCTGGACACCGGCGACGTGACGATCCGTCTGCGCCCCGATCTGGCGCCGGGCCACGTTGAGCGGATCACGACGCTCGCCAACGACGGCTTCTACGACGGCGTCGTCTTCCACCGCGTCATCGACGGCTTCATGGCGCAGGGCGGCGACCCCACCGGCCGCGGCACCGGCGGGTCGAAGCTCCCTGACCTGAAGGCCGAATTCAGCCGCGAACCGCACGTCCGCGGTGTCTGCTCGATGGCGCGCACGATGGACCCGAACAGCGCCAATTCGCAGTTCTTCATCTGCCTGGACGACGCGACGTTCCTCGACGGGCAGTACACCGTCTGGGGCGAAGTGATCGAGGGCATGGACGCCGTCGACGCGCTGCCGAAGGGCGAGCCGCCCGCGAAGCCGGGCAAGATCGTCTCCGCCCGCGCCGAATAA
- the ftsH gene encoding ATP-dependent zinc metalloprotease FtsH, which produces MKSLMIWVGILLALALFVQLFDTRGSAGSGSEIAYSTFLDRVDEGTVKEVAISRDAIVGKTTAGDAFRTRPLPVPDPTLVPTLRQKGVTVSARAEEGSSIWAAVLAQSLPFLLFIGIAFFVVRQMQKNSGAGGAMGFGKSRAKMLTQKEGRVTFDDVAGIDEAREELQEVVEFLKDPSKFARLGGKIPKGALLVGSPGTGKTLLARAIAGEAGVPFFTISGSDFVEMFVGVGASRVRDMFEQAKKSAPCIVFIDEIDAVGRHRGAGLGNGNDEREQTLNQLLVEMDGFEANEGIIIVAATNRPDVLDPALLRPGRFDRQVVVPRPDIEGRIKILEVHMKKVPLAPDVDSRVIARGTPGFSGADLANLVNEAALMAARKGKRLVAMQEFEEAKDKVMMGAERRSMVMTDDEKRMTAYHEAGHAIVSIHEPASDPIHKATIIPRGRALGMVMRLPERDSYSYHRDKMYANLAVSMGGRVAEEIIFGYDKVSSGASGDIQYATGLARDMVTKWGMSDKVGPVEYAQPEGESFLGYSSSQPVRMSNATAQLIDDEIKSIVEGGLTRAKEVLSKHIDQLHLLAKALLEYETLSGEEIKRLIAGEDIDRPDPGAKATTVPVSGTSIPKTKRPSGPFGNPAPQGA; this is translated from the coding sequence ATGAAGAGCCTGATGATCTGGGTCGGCATCCTGCTGGCTCTCGCGCTCTTCGTACAGTTGTTCGACACCCGCGGATCGGCGGGGTCGGGGAGCGAGATCGCCTATTCGACCTTCCTCGACCGCGTCGACGAAGGCACCGTCAAGGAAGTCGCGATCAGCCGCGACGCGATCGTCGGCAAGACGACGGCGGGCGATGCATTCCGCACGCGCCCGTTGCCGGTGCCCGATCCCACGCTGGTTCCGACGTTGCGCCAGAAGGGCGTGACCGTTTCGGCACGGGCGGAGGAAGGATCGTCGATCTGGGCGGCGGTGCTCGCGCAGTCGCTGCCCTTCCTGCTGTTCATCGGCATCGCGTTCTTCGTCGTGCGCCAGATGCAGAAGAATTCGGGCGCGGGCGGCGCGATGGGCTTCGGCAAGTCGCGCGCCAAGATGCTGACCCAGAAGGAAGGTCGCGTGACCTTCGACGATGTCGCCGGCATCGACGAAGCGCGCGAGGAGTTACAGGAAGTCGTCGAGTTCCTGAAGGATCCGTCGAAGTTCGCGCGACTGGGCGGCAAGATCCCGAAGGGTGCGCTGCTGGTCGGGTCGCCGGGTACCGGCAAGACCCTGCTCGCCCGCGCGATCGCCGGCGAAGCGGGCGTGCCGTTCTTCACCATTTCGGGTTCGGACTTCGTCGAGATGTTCGTCGGCGTGGGCGCCAGCCGCGTCCGCGACATGTTCGAACAGGCCAAGAAGTCGGCGCCGTGCATCGTCTTCATCGACGAAATCGACGCGGTCGGCCGTCATCGCGGTGCTGGTCTGGGCAACGGCAACGACGAACGCGAGCAGACGCTGAACCAGCTGCTGGTCGAAATGGACGGTTTCGAGGCGAACGAGGGCATCATCATCGTCGCCGCGACCAACCGCCCCGACGTGCTCGACCCCGCGCTGCTGCGTCCGGGCCGCTTCGACCGCCAGGTCGTCGTGCCGCGCCCGGATATCGAGGGCCGCATCAAGATCCTCGAAGTCCATATGAAGAAGGTGCCGCTGGCCCCCGACGTCGATTCGCGCGTCATCGCACGCGGGACGCCGGGTTTCTCGGGCGCCGACCTGGCGAACCTCGTCAACGAGGCTGCGCTGATGGCCGCACGCAAGGGCAAGCGCCTGGTCGCGATGCAGGAGTTCGAGGAAGCCAAGGACAAGGTCATGATGGGCGCGGAACGCCGCTCCATGGTCATGACCGACGACGAGAAGCGGATGACCGCCTATCACGAGGCAGGCCATGCGATCGTCAGCATCCACGAGCCGGCGAGCGACCCGATCCACAAGGCGACGATCATCCCGCGCGGTCGCGCGCTGGGCATGGTGATGCGCCTGCCGGAGCGCGATTCGTACAGCTATCACCGCGACAAGATGTACGCGAACCTTGCGGTCAGCATGGGCGGCCGCGTCGCCGAGGAGATCATCTTCGGCTACGACAAGGTGTCGAGCGGTGCGAGCGGAGACATCCAGTATGCGACGGGTCTCGCTCGCGACATGGTCACGAAATGGGGCATGTCGGACAAGGTCGGCCCGGTCGAATATGCCCAGCCCGAAGGCGAAAGCTTCCTCGGCTACTCGTCGAGCCAGCCGGTGCGGATGTCGAACGCCACGGCGCAGCTGATCGACGACGAGATCAAGAGCATCGTCGAAGGCGGCCTGACGCGTGCGAAGGAAGTGCTGAGCAAGCACATCGATCAGCTCCACCTGCTGGCCAAGGCGCTGCTCGAATATGAGACGCTGTCGGGCGAAGAGATCAAGCGGCTGATCGCCGGCGAGGATATCGACCGGCCTGATCCCGGCGCCAAGGCGACGACGGTGCCGGTCAGCGGCACGTCGATTCCCAAGACCAAGCGGCCGAGCGGGCCCTTCGGCAACCCGGCGCCGCAAGGGGCGTGA
- a CDS encoding helix-turn-helix domain-containing protein, with translation MTDAEPGPSGPTEIPQRPGERLRAAREAQGLSLADVAARTRIPQRHLESIETGTYENLPSQTYAMGFARAYARAVGVDEVALVAEVRQELNRSWDRPSHSVPAYQVDEPSRSPPRGLVWGGLIVALLLIAGVGLWYGTDLFRGGFPSLTSTSPAPSAEVAVPVPQTVAPAPAPAANDQVTVTATDEVWVRIYDGADTTLLMKTMAPGERYDIPAGTQGAQINVGRPDKLAITVGGKPVAPLGTGRVAIKDVSLAPAALLARGSGTEAGATASATPAATPTTTPRTRTTPRAAPTSSATPAARPSTPAPTSAPIPAPTTATPGNANEP, from the coding sequence ATGACCGACGCCGAGCCCGGCCCGTCCGGACCGACCGAAATCCCTCAGCGGCCCGGGGAGCGCCTGCGCGCCGCTCGCGAAGCGCAGGGCCTGTCGCTGGCCGACGTCGCCGCCCGCACCCGCATCCCGCAACGTCACCTCGAATCGATCGAAACCGGCACCTACGAGAACCTGCCGTCGCAGACCTATGCGATGGGCTTTGCCCGCGCCTATGCGCGCGCGGTCGGCGTAGACGAGGTCGCGCTGGTCGCCGAGGTGCGCCAGGAGCTGAACCGCAGCTGGGACCGTCCGTCGCACAGCGTACCCGCCTATCAGGTCGACGAACCGTCGCGCTCGCCCCCCAGGGGGCTGGTGTGGGGTGGGCTGATCGTCGCGCTGCTGCTGATCGCGGGTGTCGGTCTGTGGTATGGCACCGACCTGTTCCGCGGCGGCTTCCCCAGCCTGACGAGCACGTCGCCGGCCCCCAGCGCCGAGGTAGCGGTACCGGTGCCGCAGACGGTCGCACCCGCGCCCGCGCCCGCCGCCAACGACCAGGTCACCGTGACCGCGACCGACGAGGTGTGGGTCCGCATCTACGACGGCGCCGACACGACGCTGTTGATGAAGACGATGGCGCCCGGCGAGCGATACGACATTCCGGCAGGCACGCAGGGCGCGCAGATCAACGTCGGCCGCCCCGACAAGCTGGCGATCACGGTCGGCGGCAAGCCCGTGGCGCCGCTCGGGACCGGGCGCGTCGCGATCAAGGACGTGTCGCTGGCGCCGGCGGCACTGCTGGCGCGCGGCAGCGGGACGGAAGCCGGGGCGACGGCATCAGCCACACCGGCAGCGACTCCCACCACGACGCCGCGGACGCGGACGACGCCGCGCGCCGCGCCGACGTCGAGCGCCACGCCGGCGGCGCGGCCGTCGACGCCAGCCCCCACGTCGGCGCCGATCCCGGCCCCGACGACCGCCACGCCGGGCAATGCGAACGAGCCGTAA
- a CDS encoding tetratricopeptide repeat protein, whose product MRTWMMASVAALMLTTGVASAQTAVEGRVDRLEREMRAVQRKVFPGGAGMTVEPQITAPQTTVDPLGVPASSPITDLTARVSALESSVRSMTGQVEQDGYRLRQLEEGFAAYKKATDARIKLLEDRATAVLVTSPAEPGVVDATGDTAPATAPTRPAVRPTRPAATTPTPAVTEPVADDTATTIARPNTGDPAEDGYTYGYRLWQAKQYAAAQKELKAVADKYPKHRRASFAQNLLGRAYLDEGKPSLASLAFYDSYKKFPDGERAPDSLYYLAQSLVKLKKPAADVCKVYTELTEVYGAKLTSGMKADIAKGRAAQKCS is encoded by the coding sequence ATGCGTACTTGGATGATGGCGAGCGTCGCCGCGCTGATGCTGACGACCGGCGTGGCAAGCGCCCAGACCGCGGTCGAGGGCCGCGTCGACCGGCTGGAACGCGAAATGCGCGCGGTGCAGCGCAAGGTCTTCCCCGGCGGTGCCGGCATGACCGTCGAGCCGCAGATCACTGCGCCGCAGACCACTGTCGATCCGCTGGGGGTGCCGGCGTCGAGCCCGATCACCGACCTGACCGCGCGGGTCAGCGCGCTGGAAAGCAGTGTGCGGTCGATGACCGGCCAGGTCGAACAGGACGGCTATCGTCTGCGTCAGCTCGAGGAGGGCTTTGCTGCCTACAAGAAGGCGACCGACGCCCGGATCAAGCTGCTGGAGGACCGCGCGACCGCAGTCCTCGTGACGAGCCCGGCCGAGCCGGGCGTCGTCGATGCGACCGGTGACACGGCCCCCGCGACGGCACCGACCCGTCCCGCGGTCCGCCCGACCCGCCCGGCAGCGACGACACCGACCCCTGCGGTGACCGAGCCGGTCGCGGACGACACCGCCACGACGATCGCGCGCCCGAACACCGGCGACCCGGCGGAGGACGGCTACACCTATGGCTATCGCCTGTGGCAGGCCAAGCAATACGCAGCAGCCCAGAAGGAACTGAAGGCGGTCGCCGACAAATACCCGAAGCACCGCCGCGCAAGCTTCGCGCAGAATCTGCTGGGCCGCGCCTATCTCGATGAAGGCAAGCCCAGCCTCGCGAGCCTGGCGTTCTACGACAGCTACAAGAAATTCCCGGACGGCGAACGCGCCCCCGACAGCCTCTATTATCTGGCGCAATCGCTGGTGAAACTGAAGAAGCCGGCGGCCGATGTGTGCAAGGTCTATACCGAGCTGACCGAAGTCTATGGCGCGAAGCTGACGTCGGGAATGAAGGCCGATATCGCCAAGGGCCGGGCCGCGCAGAAATGTTCGTGA
- the ptsP gene encoding phosphoenolpyruvate--protein phosphotransferase, with protein MPLSAAASAREILVRLHDVMAARTSAQAKLNQVADIIAESLDSEVCSIYLLREGVLELFATHGLEESAVHVTTLALGEGLVGTIAQNVETLNLDEAAAHPDFAYRPETGEDRFHSFAGVPIIRRERSVGVLAVQHVEPRRYADVEIEALQTVAMVLSELIANAGLIDESAAATTRIQSTATARIQGFKLVEGMGAGVAVYHQPRIVIEHTVAEDTEAERRRVYTAFDKMRDQIERMQQQAEFGVGGEHDDVLEMYKMFAYDEGWSRRINEAIDSGLTAEAAIERVQQRTRMRMRQIDDPLLRDRMHDLEDLSNRLIRIVSGRLGTAAQMGLREDTILIAKNLGPAELLEYDRRRLKGVVLEEGSLTAHVIIVARAMGVPVLGRAKDIKRLVAEGDKLLLDVGSETLFVRPTQAMEEAFEAKLAMGQKRRAAFAALKGVAPETRDGNRVTVMVNAGLRDDVAALELTGADGIGLFRTEFQFLVSATMPARERQQRLYRDVLDAAGDRPVVFRTVDIGGDKALPYLDHDEEGEEENPAMGWRALRLALEREGLMKAQARALIEAGAGRTLNVMFPMVSEPWEFDQARAIFEAQRSWLADRGKKLPTQIRYGAMLEVPALAEVLDLLLPRLDFLSIGTNDLTQFLFAADRAHPKLAVRYDWLSPAILRFLARVSGQARAANVPVAVCGEMGGRPLEALALIGLGIDRLSITPAAVGPIKAMIRSLDRSAIVAQMGAWLAAPPVDMRATLTQWAADRGVELD; from the coding sequence ATGCCCTTGTCCGCTGCCGCCTCCGCCCGCGAAATCCTGGTCCGCCTGCACGACGTGATGGCGGCGCGGACCAGCGCGCAGGCGAAGCTCAATCAGGTCGCCGATATCATCGCGGAATCGCTCGATAGCGAGGTCTGCTCGATCTACCTGCTGCGCGAAGGCGTGCTGGAGCTGTTCGCGACGCATGGTCTCGAGGAAAGCGCGGTCCATGTCACCACGCTGGCGCTGGGCGAGGGCCTGGTCGGCACTATCGCGCAGAATGTCGAGACGCTGAACCTGGACGAGGCGGCGGCGCACCCCGACTTCGCCTATCGGCCCGAGACGGGCGAGGACCGGTTCCACAGCTTCGCCGGCGTGCCGATCATCCGGCGTGAGCGGTCGGTGGGCGTGCTCGCGGTCCAGCATGTCGAACCACGTCGCTATGCCGACGTCGAGATCGAGGCGCTGCAGACCGTCGCGATGGTGCTGAGCGAGCTGATCGCCAATGCCGGTCTGATCGACGAATCGGCCGCCGCCACCACCCGTATCCAGTCGACCGCGACCGCGCGGATCCAGGGCTTCAAGCTGGTCGAGGGCATGGGCGCGGGCGTCGCGGTCTATCACCAGCCGCGCATCGTCATCGAACATACCGTCGCCGAGGATACCGAGGCCGAGCGGCGACGCGTCTACACCGCATTCGACAAGATGCGCGACCAGATCGAGCGGATGCAGCAGCAGGCCGAATTCGGCGTCGGCGGCGAGCATGACGACGTGCTCGAGATGTACAAGATGTTCGCGTACGACGAGGGCTGGTCGCGGCGGATCAACGAGGCGATCGACAGCGGGCTGACCGCCGAGGCCGCGATCGAACGCGTCCAGCAGCGCACGCGGATGCGGATGCGCCAGATCGACGACCCGTTGCTGCGCGACCGGATGCACGATCTGGAGGACCTGTCCAACCGACTGATCCGGATCGTGTCTGGGCGGCTCGGCACTGCAGCGCAGATGGGCTTGCGCGAGGACACGATCCTGATCGCCAAGAATCTGGGCCCCGCCGAGCTGCTCGAATACGACCGCCGCCGGCTGAAGGGCGTGGTGCTGGAAGAAGGATCGCTGACCGCGCACGTCATCATCGTCGCGCGGGCGATGGGCGTGCCGGTGCTGGGACGCGCGAAGGATATCAAGCGGCTGGTGGCAGAGGGCGACAAGCTGTTGCTCGACGTCGGCAGCGAGACATTGTTCGTGCGACCCACGCAGGCGATGGAGGAGGCGTTCGAGGCCAAGCTGGCGATGGGCCAGAAGCGCCGCGCCGCCTTTGCCGCGCTGAAGGGCGTCGCGCCGGAGACGCGCGATGGCAACCGCGTTACCGTGATGGTCAACGCCGGCCTGCGCGATGACGTCGCCGCGCTGGAACTGACCGGCGCCGACGGCATCGGGCTGTTCCGCACCGAATTCCAGTTCCTCGTCAGCGCGACCATGCCAGCGCGCGAGCGCCAGCAGCGGCTGTACCGCGACGTGCTGGACGCCGCGGGCGATCGACCGGTGGTGTTCCGGACCGTCGACATCGGCGGCGACAAGGCACTCCCCTATCTCGACCATGACGAGGAGGGAGAGGAAGAAAATCCGGCGATGGGCTGGCGCGCGCTGCGCCTGGCGCTGGAGCGCGAAGGACTGATGAAAGCGCAGGCCCGTGCGCTGATCGAGGCGGGCGCAGGCCGGACGCTGAACGTCATGTTCCCGATGGTCAGCGAACCGTGGGAGTTCGATCAGGCGCGTGCGATCTTCGAAGCGCAGCGCAGCTGGCTGGCCGATCGCGGCAAGAAGCTGCCGACGCAGATCCGCTACGGCGCGATGCTGGAGGTACCGGCGCTGGCCGAAGTGCTCGACCTGCTGCTGCCCCGGCTCGATTTCCTGTCGATCGGCACCAACGACCTGACCCAGTTCCTGTTCGCCGCCGACCGTGCGCACCCGAAACTGGCGGTCCGCTACGACTGGCTCAGCCCGGCCATCCTGCGGTTTCTGGCGCGCGTATCGGGTCAGGCGCGGGCGGCGAATGTGCCGGTTGCCGTCTGCGGCGAAATGGGCGGCCGTCCGCTGGAGGCGCTGGCACTGATCGGGCTCGGCATCGATCGCCTGTCGATCACGCCAGCGGCCGTCGGGCCGATCAAGGCGATGATCCGCAGCCTCGATCGCAGCGCGATCGTCGCGCAGATGGGCGCGTGGCTTGCCGCCCCGCCGGTCGACATGCGCGCGACACTGACCCAGTGGGCGGCCGATCGCGGCGTCGAGCTCGACTGA
- a CDS encoding nitronate monooxygenase, with protein sequence MTIGQERLARRMARGCEFLGSEVAVMCGAMSWVSERNLVAAMSNAGGFGLIACGAMTPALLDAEIAGTKALTDKPFGVNLITMHPQLFDLIEVCGRHGVTHVVLAGGLPPKGSLEAIKATGAKVICFAPALSLAKKLVRSGVDALVIEGMEAGGHIGPVSTSVLAQEMLPELAEQLPVFVAGGIGRGEAIAGYLDMGAAGVQLGTRFVCATESIAHPNFKKAFIRASARDAVASVQIDPRLPVIPVRALKNAGGEAFTAKQREVAQLLDEGKVAMAEAQLQIEHYWAGALRRAVIDGDVEHGSLMAGQSVGMVTKEEPLADILGALMAEAAQALEARAA encoded by the coding sequence ATGACGATCGGACAAGAGCGGCTGGCACGCCGCATGGCGCGCGGGTGCGAATTTCTGGGCAGCGAGGTCGCCGTGATGTGCGGCGCGATGTCATGGGTCAGCGAGCGCAACCTGGTCGCCGCCATGTCGAACGCGGGCGGCTTCGGCCTGATCGCGTGCGGGGCGATGACGCCGGCGTTGCTCGACGCGGAAATCGCCGGGACGAAGGCGCTGACGGATAAGCCGTTCGGCGTGAACCTGATCACCATGCACCCGCAGCTATTCGACCTGATCGAGGTCTGCGGCCGCCACGGCGTCACCCATGTCGTGCTGGCAGGCGGGCTGCCGCCCAAGGGGTCGCTGGAGGCGATCAAGGCGACGGGCGCCAAGGTCATCTGCTTCGCGCCGGCGCTGAGTCTGGCCAAGAAGCTCGTGCGATCGGGCGTCGATGCGCTGGTGATCGAGGGGATGGAAGCCGGTGGCCATATCGGCCCGGTCTCGACCAGCGTGCTGGCGCAGGAAATGCTGCCCGAACTCGCCGAGCAGCTGCCGGTGTTCGTTGCCGGCGGGATCGGCCGCGGCGAGGCGATCGCGGGCTATCTCGACATGGGGGCCGCCGGCGTGCAGCTCGGCACGCGGTTCGTGTGCGCGACCGAAAGCATCGCGCACCCGAACTTCAAGAAGGCGTTCATCCGCGCCTCGGCCCGCGATGCGGTGGCGAGCGTCCAGATCGACCCGCGCCTGCCGGTCATCCCGGTCCGCGCGCTGAAGAACGCCGGCGGCGAGGCCTTCACCGCCAAGCAGCGCGAAGTCGCCCAGCTGCTCGACGAGGGCAAGGTCGCGATGGCCGAGGCGCAGTTGCAGATCGAGCACTACTGGGCCGGGGCGCTGCGCCGCGCGGTGATCGACGGCGATGTCGAGCACGGCAGCCTGATGGCCGGCCAGTCGGTCGGCATGGTCACGAAGGAAGAACCCCTTGCCGACATCCTGGGCGCGCTGATGGCGGAGGCCGCCCAGGCGCTGGAGGCGCGGGCCGCCTGA